CAGCGCGCCGCCTTCCTTGTGGTTGGCGAACAGCAGTTCGCCGCCGAAGGCACGCATCAGGGTGTCACAGATGGCCAAGCCCAGGCCCAGGCCCTGGGTGCGTGTCTTGGTGGTGTAGAACGGCTCGCTGGCGCGGCCCAACGCTTCCATGCAAAAGCCCGGGCCGTTGTCGCGAATGTACAGGTTGACGCCCTGCTCTGTGGTCTGGGCACTCAGCCAGAGTTTGCGTGGCGGGCCTTTTTCGGTGAGGGCATCAAGGGCGTTGGCCAGCAGGTTGCCCAGCACCTGGCGCAGACGGGTCTCACCGGCTTGTACCCATAACGTCGCCTCGGGTAAGTCGCGGATCAACTCCACTTCCATCGAGCGTCGTCGCTTGGCCAGCAAGGCCAGGGCATCGTCCAGCGCCGGTTGCAGCGCCACGCTTTCCGGCGCGTGGCGGTCGCGGCGGGCGAAAGCGCGCAAGTGGGCAATGATCGATGCCATGCGTCCGGTCAGTTCGCTGATCAGCTTGAGGTTGCCGCGCGCATCGGTGGTGCGTTCATGGTCGAGCAGGATCTCAGCGTTTTCCGCGTAGCTGCGGATCGCTGCCAGGGGTTGGTTCAGCTCATGGCTGATACTGGCCGACATGGTGCCCAGCGCCGAGAGTTTACCGGCTTGTACCAGGTCGTCCTGGGCCCGCACCAGTTCCTGCTGGGCGTGTTCGCGCTCCAGTACTTCCTGTTTCAGGCGCCGGTTCAGGCCCTCCAGGTCGCTGGTCCGCTCGGCCACGCGCATTTCCAGCTCGCGACGGGCCTTGGCTTCGAAGGCGATGCGCTCCAGATAATGCCGACGGCGCTGCATCATCAAGCCGAGCAGCAGCATCAGCACCAGCAACGTCGCGCCGCCGACGGCCACCACGGTACGCACCGGGCGGTTGATCAGCGATTGGGGAGCGAGGATTTCCACATTCCAGCCCGTCTCGGCGATGGCGGTGGATTGGCGCAGCCAGGCGCTGCTGCTCAGGTTCAGCGGCTGAGGGTCGCGGGTTGGGTAAGGCTGAATGGCAATAATGGCCTGACGCTCTTCGGCGGTCAGCGGCCGAGTCGCGCGGAACCGCCATTGCGGGCGCGAAGTGAGGATCACCACGCCGTTGTGGTCGGTGACCAGGAGTTGTTCCGGAGTATTGCCCCACAGGCTTTCGGTGTGGTCCAGGTCCACCTTGACCACCAGCACGCCGATGATTTTCTCATCATCGCGCACGGCGGCGGCGAAGAAGTAGCCGCGCTTGGCCGACGTGGTACCCAGCCCGAAAAAGCGCCCCAGGCGCCCGGCCATGGCTTCGCTGAAATAGGGGCGAAAGGAAAAATTGCGCCCGACAAAGCTGTCTTGTTTGTCCCAGTTGGACGCGGCGAGCGTCTTGCCGGTGGTGTCCATCAAATACATCACCTCCACCCCGGCCTGGGCGGCGACGTCTTTGAGCAGCAGGTTGGCGTTGACCAGGTTGGTACTGACGTGGGGCGCATCCAGCGCGGTGCGCAGGGCCGGCAGGTCACCGAGGATCTGCGGCAGCACCTCATAGCGGTGCAGGGTGCCCAACAGGTTGGCGACATACAGGTCGAGGGTCTGGCGGTTCTGCCCGGCCAGCTCGCTGCGGTAGTAGCGCTCGGCCAAGTGCTCCAGCGGCCACAACAGTGGCGCCAGGCACAACGCCAGCAGGGCGAGGCTGCGCCAGCGGGGTCTTCGCGGAAGGGGTGGAGTCATGGGAATCGTGCGCCTGTGGGTACAAGCGCATTATGCCTAGTGCTGCTCGGCAAGACACTCGTGCAATGCGTCTTGCCATTGCGGCTGGCTGACCTGCCATTGCTGTTGCAGGCGGCTGCAATCCAGGCGCGAGTTCAGCGGGCGCTTGGCGGGGGTTGGATAGGCGCTGGACGGAATCGCTTCCAGTTCGGCGCAGGGTTTGCCCGCGTCGCGAAGCGCGTCGCCAATGGCCTCGGCAAAGCCGAACCACGACGTTTCGCCCTGGGCAGTAAGGTGGTAGACACCCCAATCCCCGGCATTGCCGGCCTGCCAGCGCTCGATCAGTGCGCGCGTACTGTTGGCGATGGTCCCGGCCCAGGTTGGCGCGCCGATCTGGTCGCCAACGATGCGCATCTGCGGTTTTTCCTGCAGCAGACGCTGCATGGTCAGCAGGAAGTTCTTGCCGTGGCTCGAATACACCCAGCTGGTGCGCAGAATCAGGTATTGGCCGCCTACCGCCGC
Above is a genomic segment from Pseudomonas sp. R5-89-07 containing:
- the rfbD gene encoding dTDP-4-dehydrorhamnose reductase, with protein sequence MRILITGQHGQVSQELQQRLHGLGELIVLGRDQLDLANAPLIREQVRAHCPDLIINAAAHTAVDLAESEPDAAFAINAIAPGILAEEAKALGIPLIHYSTDYVFDGSKTAPYTENDTPAPLGIYGQSKLAGEQAIAAVGGQYLILRTSWVYSSHGKNFLLTMQRLLQEKPQMRIVGDQIGAPTWAGTIANSTRALIERWQAGNAGDWGVYHLTAQGETSWFGFAEAIGDALRDAGKPCAELEAIPSSAYPTPAKRPLNSRLDCSRLQQQWQVSQPQWQDALHECLAEQH
- a CDS encoding ATP-binding protein → MTPPLPRRPRWRSLALLALCLAPLLWPLEHLAERYYRSELAGQNRQTLDLYVANLLGTLHRYEVLPQILGDLPALRTALDAPHVSTNLVNANLLLKDVAAQAGVEVMYLMDTTGKTLAASNWDKQDSFVGRNFSFRPYFSEAMAGRLGRFFGLGTTSAKRGYFFAAAVRDDEKIIGVLVVKVDLDHTESLWGNTPEQLLVTDHNGVVILTSRPQWRFRATRPLTAEERQAIIAIQPYPTRDPQPLNLSSSAWLRQSTAIAETGWNVEILAPQSLINRPVRTVVAVGGATLLVLMLLLGLMMQRRRHYLERIAFEAKARRELEMRVAERTSDLEGLNRRLKQEVLEREHAQQELVRAQDDLVQAGKLSALGTMSASISHELNQPLAAIRSYAENAEILLDHERTTDARGNLKLISELTGRMASIIAHLRAFARRDRHAPESVALQPALDDALALLAKRRRSMEVELIRDLPEATLWVQAGETRLRQVLGNLLANALDALTEKGPPRKLWLSAQTTEQGVNLYIRDNGPGFCMEALGRASEPFYTTKTRTQGLGLGLAICDTLMRAFGGELLFANHKEGGALLTLKLRAGSPGVSVQPSEDRSV